A window of the Thermococcus sp. genome harbors these coding sequences:
- a CDS encoding SLC13 family permease translates to MRGLIAREWFLTVLLVLYLLLMLLDSSLPEKTVGLVDWGSLSLITALIITSKGLELSGIFGKIAPKLVRKSRGSGKRLLFFLLPSIAVSSAFIMNDTSMLVFIPLVVVLSELSGMNKAKAVTLSAISANVGSALTPIGNPQNVIIWHRYGLGFTAFTLGMLPFVLLWLGILLTFVLGGSEERLTIESIPSVSFRKDTFLISLLLLITNVYLGETGRHYLALLITLAVFLVFERGVLLGFDWALVLTFVFIFADFNELSVLFQSSRIYLPTGGVSLILASAGLSQVISNVPATVVFLNSTPQWLPLAVGVNAGGNGLVVGSFANLIAIRIARISVKDFHRYSVPYFLLSLAVAIIAFGF, encoded by the coding sequence CTGAGAGGGCTCATAGCAAGGGAATGGTTCCTGACGGTTCTCCTCGTTCTCTACCTACTGCTGATGCTCCTTGATAGCTCGCTCCCAGAGAAAACGGTCGGGCTGGTGGACTGGGGGAGTTTAAGCCTGATAACGGCGTTGATAATAACGTCCAAGGGGCTGGAACTTTCGGGGATATTTGGAAAGATTGCTCCGAAACTCGTGAGGAAATCCAGGGGCTCGGGCAAAAGGCTCCTGTTCTTTCTCCTGCCGAGTATAGCAGTTTCCTCAGCCTTCATAATGAACGATACTTCAATGCTAGTTTTTATCCCCCTTGTTGTGGTTCTGTCCGAGCTATCGGGCATGAACAAGGCCAAAGCGGTAACGCTCTCCGCAATCTCGGCGAACGTAGGTTCCGCGCTAACACCAATAGGCAACCCTCAGAACGTGATAATCTGGCATAGGTATGGACTCGGCTTCACGGCCTTTACGTTGGGAATGCTTCCCTTCGTTCTCCTCTGGCTTGGAATCCTCCTGACGTTTGTTCTTGGCGGGAGCGAGGAGAGGTTAACGATTGAGTCGATTCCCAGTGTATCTTTTCGAAAGGATACGTTCCTGATTTCGCTCTTACTTCTCATCACAAACGTTTACCTCGGCGAAACTGGAAGGCATTACCTCGCGCTTCTCATCACGCTGGCGGTGTTCCTTGTGTTTGAAAGGGGAGTTCTCCTCGGCTTTGACTGGGCCCTCGTTCTGACGTTTGTCTTTATCTTCGCGGATTTCAATGAACTGTCGGTTCTCTTTCAGAGTTCCAGAATCTATCTCCCCACGGGTGGAGTGAGTTTAATTCTCGCCTCTGCTGGCCTGAGTCAGGTAATCAGCAACGTTCCCGCGACGGTGGTCTTTCTGAACTCAACTCCACAATGGCTTCCCCTCGCGGTTGGGGTAAATGCCGGGGGAAACGGGCTCGTAGTGGGCTCCTTCGCAAACCTTATAGCGATTAGAATAGCCAGAATTTCAGTAAAGGACTTCCACAGGTATTCGGTCCCGTACTTCCTCCTGTCCCTTGCGGTGGCCATCATTGCGTTTGGTTTTTAA